One window of the Crassaminicella thermophila genome contains the following:
- a CDS encoding chloride channel protein, with product MKRKIKMDFVEQTVMLSSAIKWIILAIFAGLVVGSVTGLFLKLLHFGEHHMMKWNRYYLLMPIAFFLSSLLVVKLAPEAEGHGTEKVIEAVHQKDGKIDIKVIPVKLLATLITLISGGSAGKEGPCAQIGAGIASFFANVFKINNTLDRKRFVICGISAGFAGVFGTPIAGAVFAAEVLYVGKFSYIVLLPSLIASYVSCIVNKALGISHLQYAISFTPSNEIKMFLNMIVFGIFMGSLAMLFIRLLNIIEESIHKINIYKPYKGILGGLILVLIVYLTESKDYIGLGTQVINESISGSSVSGVAFLIKMFTTSVTLGSGGSGGILTPIFYIGATAGNAWGQIMNANMALFSAIGMVAFVAACTNTPISGILIAMELFGIEVASYASIPCVISYFMVGHKSVYPSQILVINKSPSVDLQTNCEIGRVKELKIKNKVLKKFYNHYNS from the coding sequence ATGAAAAGAAAAATTAAAATGGACTTTGTTGAACAGACTGTCATGTTAAGCAGTGCTATCAAATGGATTATACTAGCCATATTTGCTGGACTTGTTGTAGGCTCAGTCACTGGACTTTTTCTAAAACTTCTTCATTTTGGAGAACATCATATGATGAAATGGAATCGCTATTATTTACTGATGCCTATTGCTTTCTTTTTAAGTAGCCTATTGGTTGTAAAGTTAGCACCTGAAGCAGAAGGACACGGAACTGAAAAGGTAATAGAAGCTGTTCATCAAAAAGATGGTAAAATTGATATAAAAGTAATTCCTGTAAAATTACTTGCAACCCTTATTACGCTTATTTCTGGAGGATCAGCTGGTAAAGAAGGGCCTTGTGCTCAAATTGGTGCAGGTATTGCATCTTTCTTTGCTAATGTATTTAAAATTAACAATACCCTAGACAGAAAAAGATTTGTTATATGCGGCATAAGCGCTGGATTTGCTGGAGTTTTTGGTACTCCTATTGCAGGAGCAGTTTTTGCAGCAGAAGTTTTATATGTAGGAAAATTTTCTTATATTGTTCTTTTACCTTCCTTAATAGCATCTTATGTAAGCTGTATTGTGAATAAAGCTTTAGGCATATCACACTTACAATATGCCATATCATTTACACCTTCTAATGAGATAAAAATGTTTTTGAATATGATTGTATTTGGTATTTTTATGGGCTCTTTGGCGATGTTGTTTATTCGTCTTTTAAATATCATTGAAGAATCTATTCATAAAATAAATATTTATAAGCCTTACAAAGGAATTTTAGGCGGACTTATTCTTGTACTGATTGTTTATTTAACAGAAAGCAAGGATTATATAGGCTTAGGTACACAAGTAATCAATGAAAGTATTTCAGGAAGTTCAGTAAGTGGAGTTGCCTTTCTCATTAAAATGTTTACTACTTCTGTCACACTAGGGTCTGGAGGAAGTGGTGGAATTTTAACCCCTATATTTTATATCGGTGCAACAGCAGGAAATGCTTGGGGACAAATTATGAATGCAAATATGGCTTTATTCTCTGCTATTGGCATGGTTGCTTTCGTAGCAGCATGTACAAATACACCTATTTCAGGAATTCTGATAGCAATGGAGCTATTTGGAATTGAAGTTGCTTCCTATGCTTCTATTCCTTGTGTAATTAGTTACTTCATGGTTGGCCACAAGAGCGTATATCCGAGTCAAATCCTTGTGATTAATAAATCCCCTTCTGTTGATCTTCAGACAAATTGTGAAATAGGGCGAGTAAAAGAACTAAAAATAAAAAACAAAGTTCTTAAAAAATTCTATAATCATTACAATTCATAA
- a CDS encoding alpha-hydroxy-acid oxidizing protein, with amino-acid sequence MNYKDILENARKIPDFKCRVCLECNGKVCKGEIPGVGGKGSGSAFIRNVEKLKEIKLNMDTIYYPSKVDTSIELFGRKFKYPVFAAPIGGLIPCYGERLTDYAYAKAIIEGCKKAGTIGFTGDGVKDEYFMDPLRAIEENESLGIPTIKPWTKEEILQRLRAAESKNVVAVAMDIDAAGLAILAKAGKPVSPKPVEDLKEIIGATKLPFIIKGVMTVKGALKAMEAGAYGIVVSNHGGRVLDHTPATVEVLPKIVEVVKGRMKIFIDGGIRSGLDVLKVLALGADAVLIGRPYAVAAYGGGAEGVALYTQKIGDELVEAMIMTGCNNLQEINKEIIF; translated from the coding sequence ATGAATTACAAAGATATATTAGAAAATGCAAGGAAGATACCTGATTTTAAATGTAGAGTTTGCCTAGAATGTAATGGAAAGGTATGTAAAGGCGAAATACCTGGAGTAGGAGGAAAAGGATCGGGATCAGCATTTATACGGAATGTTGAGAAGTTGAAAGAAATAAAATTAAATATGGATACCATTTATTATCCATCTAAAGTAGATACTTCAATAGAACTGTTTGGAAGGAAATTTAAGTATCCAGTTTTTGCAGCACCGATTGGTGGTTTGATTCCTTGTTATGGGGAAAGACTTACAGACTATGCTTATGCAAAAGCAATTATAGAAGGATGTAAAAAAGCAGGTACTATTGGATTTACGGGTGATGGTGTAAAAGATGAATATTTTATGGATCCATTACGTGCCATTGAAGAAAATGAAAGTCTAGGAATTCCTACTATAAAGCCTTGGACAAAAGAAGAAATACTTCAAAGATTAAGAGCTGCAGAAAGCAAAAATGTTGTAGCAGTAGCCATGGATATAGATGCAGCAGGTCTTGCCATATTAGCTAAAGCAGGAAAACCTGTTAGCCCAAAGCCAGTAGAAGACTTAAAGGAGATTATTGGTGCTACAAAGCTACCATTTATCATAAAAGGAGTTATGACTGTAAAGGGTGCTTTAAAAGCTATGGAAGCAGGTGCTTATGGAATTGTTGTTTCGAATCATGGAGGCAGAGTGCTAGATCATACACCTGCTACAGTGGAAGTGCTTCCTAAAATTGTAGAAGTTGTAAAAGGCAGAATGAAAATATTTATTGATGGAGGTATAAGAAGTGGCCTAGATGTTTTAAAGGTACTTGCTTTAGGTGCTGATGCTGTTCTCATAGGAAGACCTTATGCAGTTGCTGCTTATGGAGGAGGAGCAGAGGGAGTAGCCCTGTATACACAAAAAATAGGAGATGAACTAGTAGAGGCCATGATTATGACTGGATGTAATAACCTACAGGAAATTAATAAAGAAATTATTTTTTAA
- a CDS encoding putative bifunctional diguanylate cyclase/phosphodiesterase yields MKKKFIICLFFAMLFSNISLGVIMKSLAQNKIDYILTNKESGILVFSLGISFFVTVFTGMMTFKLFNKYVMNKISIINNYLKRIQEGNYEDTIGLNSSDELGHIAKNINKIKEKIKSKEEELIIKQEQIHYLSYYDTLTGLPNRMLFEKNLSKMLEEARKNNEKLALLYLDLDNFKKVNDTIGHTFGDLLLRNVGILLKKCICKEGIITRMGGDEFVAILPKADKKSDIMNCVEKISKSFQNPWLLDDREFYITVSMGIAIYPDHGENVHMLLKNADTAMYAAKKQCKKSYHFYTSDMNIEMLEKLEIENSLRHAVERNEFLIYYQPKININNENISGVEALIRWKHPNKGFIPPNVFIPIAEETGLIIPIGEWVLKTACRQIRVWQELGYTPVYISVNVSVIQIKQPNFVDMVKGIIKETGIKPYLLELEITENAIMEDFELTNKILDDLRKLGIVISLDDFGKGYSSLNYLKQLEINVLKIDKSFVDDITENNTQQAIVKAVIEMAHSMDMSVVAEGVETWEQFKYLKDLQCDKVQGYLFSRPLPLIEMEDMMRKKKKVG; encoded by the coding sequence ATGAAAAAAAAATTTATTATCTGTTTATTTTTTGCAATGCTTTTTTCAAATATTTCCTTAGGGGTGATAATGAAAAGCCTTGCTCAGAATAAGATAGATTATATTTTAACCAATAAAGAAAGTGGTATATTAGTTTTTTCACTGGGCATCTCCTTTTTCGTAACAGTATTTACGGGTATGATGACATTTAAACTTTTTAATAAGTATGTGATGAATAAAATTTCTATTATTAATAATTATTTAAAAAGGATACAAGAAGGAAATTATGAGGATACTATTGGTCTAAATTCATCTGATGAATTAGGACATATTGCTAAAAATATAAACAAAATAAAAGAAAAAATAAAAAGCAAAGAAGAGGAACTGATTATAAAGCAAGAACAAATTCATTATTTATCATATTATGATACGCTAACAGGATTGCCAAACAGAATGTTATTTGAAAAAAATTTATCTAAGATGTTGGAAGAAGCAAGAAAAAATAATGAAAAATTAGCTTTATTATATTTAGATTTAGATAATTTTAAGAAAGTAAATGATACAATTGGCCATACATTTGGGGACTTGCTACTTAGAAATGTAGGTATATTACTAAAAAAATGTATATGTAAAGAAGGAATAATCACCCGTATGGGAGGAGATGAATTTGTTGCTATTTTACCAAAAGCAGATAAAAAAAGCGATATAATGAATTGTGTAGAAAAAATTTCAAAATCATTTCAAAATCCTTGGCTATTAGATGACCGTGAATTTTATATTACTGTTAGTATGGGAATTGCAATTTATCCAGACCATGGAGAAAATGTACATATGCTTTTAAAAAATGCTGATACAGCAATGTATGCAGCTAAGAAACAGTGTAAAAAAAGCTATCATTTTTATACATCAGATATGAACATAGAAATGTTAGAAAAATTAGAAATTGAAAATAGTTTAAGGCATGCAGTGGAGCGTAATGAGTTTTTGATTTATTATCAGCCTAAAATTAATATAAATAATGAAAATATTTCAGGAGTAGAAGCACTCATTCGCTGGAAACATCCTAATAAGGGGTTTATCCCTCCAAATGTTTTTATTCCTATAGCAGAAGAAACAGGGCTGATTATTCCTATTGGAGAATGGGTACTAAAAACTGCATGTAGACAGATTAGAGTATGGCAGGAATTAGGATATACTCCTGTGTATATATCTGTGAATGTTTCTGTAATTCAAATAAAACAACCAAATTTTGTAGATATGGTTAAGGGGATTATTAAGGAAACAGGAATTAAACCTTATCTTCTTGAATTAGAAATTACTGAAAATGCAATCATGGAGGACTTTGAACTTACCAATAAAATATTAGATGATTTAAGAAAACTAGGTATAGTAATATCATTAGATGATTTTGGGAAAGGATATTCTTCTTTGAATTATTTGAAACAATTAGAAATAAATGTTTTAAAAATTGATAAATCTTTTGTTGATGATATTACTGAAAATAATACGCAACAGGCAATTGTGAAAGCTGTTATTGAGATGGCTCATAGTATGGATATGTCAGTTGTAGCAGAGGGCGTTGAAACGTGGGAGCAATTTAAATATCTAAAAGACTTACAATGTGATAAAGTACAAGGATATCTTTTTAGTAGACCTTTACCGTTAATTGAAATGGAAGATATGATGAGAAAAAAGAAAAAAGTGGGGTGA